A window of Rhododendron vialii isolate Sample 1 chromosome 13a, ASM3025357v1 contains these coding sequences:
- the LOC131312969 gene encoding berberine bridge enzyme-like 15: MKISVFGFLTLAFLFCVSIPSATSDSASNNFLKCFQSKTNLSVSDSPSNVIFTTTTPSYTSVLQSSAQNLRFVTKSTPKPQLIIRPLDKSHIQAAVTCSEENNINIRIRSGGHDYEGLSYVSHISFIIVDLSNLRSITIDVENKTAWVDSGATLGELYHAIAEESKIYGFPAGTCPTIGVGGHLSGGGMGTMCRKYGLAADNVVDAQIVGVNGRIFDRKSMGEELFWAIRGGGGASFGIIFSWKIKLVPVPSTVTVFLIQKSLEQGATQLVQKWQLVANKLSQDLFIRLIIGVADSASGNSNKTIAVTFAAVFLGRREQLLTMMENSFHELGVEQKDCIEMSWIQSVLYVAGFSTEGSYDVLLNRNNTNKSYFKAKSDYVKEPISEEGLDGLWNILLEEESGYMIWTPYGGRMSEISEFEIPFPHRSGNLYEIQNVVTWETEEETEENVNWIRRLYGYMTPFVSSNPRSAFLNYRDLDLGINGNENESYGQASVWGLKYFNSNFKRLAQIKTQVDPSNFFRYEQSIPLFLS, from the coding sequence ATGAAAATATCTGTTTTTGGCTTTCTCACATTAGCTTTCCTCTTCTGTGTCTCAATTCCATCAGCAACTTCAGACTCAGCCTCCAATAACTTTCTCAAATGCTTTCAATCCAAAACTAATCTTTCCGTCTCCGATTCCCCTTCCAATGTCATTTTCACCACAACCACTCCTTCCTACACCTCGGTCTTGCAATCTTCTGCTCAAAACCTCCGATTTGTGACTAAGTCCACACCAAAACCACAACTCATTATTCGGCCACTTGACAAATCCCACATTCAAGCAGCCGTCACTTGTTCCGAGGAAAACAACATTAACATACGTATCCGAAGTGGGGGTCACGACTACGAGGGCCTTTCATATGTATCCCACATCTCATTCATCATCGTCGACCTTTCCAATCTCCGGTCCATCACTATCGATGTGGAAAATAAGACTGCGTGGGTCGATTCAGGTGCAACACTAGGTGAATTGTACCACGCAATTGCTGAAGAAAGCAAGATTTACGGTTTTCCAGCTGGTACTTGCCCCACGATAGGCGTTGGAGGGCACTTAAGTGGAGGTGGAATGGGTACCATGTGCAGAAAATATGGCCTGGCCGCAGATAATGTCGTTGATGCTCAAATAGTAGGTGTAAACGGAAGGATATTCGATAGGAAGTCGATGGGGGAAGAACTTTTTTGGGCTAttagaggtggaggaggagcgAGCTTTGGAATCATTTTCTCTTGGAAAATAAAGCTTGTTCCAGTTCCATCCACAGTTACTGTGTTCTTAATCCAAAAGTCATTGGAACAAGGTGCAACACAGCTCGTTCAGAAGTGGCAGCTCGTAGCAAATAAACTCTCTCAAGATCTATTTATCCGTCTTATTATAGGAGTTGCTGATTCGGCGAGTGGAAATTCAAACAAAACGATTGCAGTTACCTTTGCGGCTGTTTTTTTGGGCAGACGTGAGCAACTCTTGACTATGATGGAGAACAGTTTTCATGAGTTGGGAGTGGAGCAAAAGGACTGCATCGAGATGAGTTGGATCCAGTCGGTCCTTTACGTTGCCGGATTCTCAACCGAGGGATCGTACGATGTTTTGCTTAATAGGAATAACACGAACAAGTCCTATTTCAAGGCAAAATCGGATTACGTGAAGGAACCCATATCGGAAGAAGGGTTAGATGGGCTGTGGAACATACTTCTTGAAGAAGAAAGTGGTTATATGATTTGGACCCCTTACGGTGGTAGAATGAGCGAGATTTCGGAATTTGAGATCCCTTTCCCACATAGAAGTGGGAACTTGTACGAAATCCAAAATGTGGTTACTTGGGAAACAGAGGAGGAAACAGAGGAGAATGTGAATTGGATTAGAAGGCTTTACGGATATATGACACCTTTTGTTTCGAGCAATCCAAGATCTGCCTTTCTTAATTACAGAGATCTTGACTTGGGGATTAATGGGAACGAGAATGAAAGCTATGGACAAGCAAGTGTTTGGGGATTGAAGTACTTCAATAGTAATTTCAAGAGGCTGGCACAAATCAAGACCCAAGTTGATCCAAGTAACTTCTTTCGGTATGAGCAGAGTATCCCATTGTTCCTGTCATAA